The following proteins are co-located in the Oenanthe melanoleuca isolate GR-GAL-2019-014 chromosome 4, OMel1.0, whole genome shotgun sequence genome:
- the ZNF518B gene encoding zinc finger protein 518B → MQLKKMREILPRLYPGQINDKNNSLTTSPKQSDDKTNLSKGVDDQNCCYQGTEAENNKLSLISCIKCRNVQKISIQDIEKHKKLEWTEDKNFICKKCSHIKPPAFDFVPEGANAADYEEHERKTPSKTQKTFKVKNFLPGKYYCDKCRFSTKDPLQYKKHVGQHEEIKFLCSHCSYVSYTKGEFQRHLVKHTGTFPYQCEYCEYGAVRHDYIVKHTRRVHETPRKRLSNTLVNHKQKKLSQSTLCKKQKYNKIPLQNELSNLSSNMVCEIPSKATKTACSSQNVECSINTSSVQDKTILEPSEMSVCENQSVEVEVYSPKTEPLQPGMPLTVIAPSELVVPSNCLAQIVELKIVNGTQQLVLKLIPMKEATYKPVNCAEEELESQGEEQSAEVKNPSSVCQNELLTMEVNVNKSSSVSNQPNLDSTYEKNSECFCSPDPQLSGYSSVSVQREDTSKLCFHLVKGTDVHSGVIELCSPSLAMNSTEKKSDLKSSRGKVDGKNSDLYCYEEGEDTYRPKYTSVSEGKSYKNISVEAAQEGKNSFAVCKEKDIMSVKRVDKEHRSLPVSSTEAHLAGKGFGKKSITSSEAGKNFHVSKTPPFEDVTSGLSKVKRTETLSQKSGHLLESLELQKMENKGSPFEGPVISSVFSLSSGAKNVPEDVRWDDTTRRKKSATLLCRKIAQLMNAAEPNVKSMPLRCQASSKKLHLPRESSASCATEVGQTATVSEVHGERSVISSEEHSEDQLFTLARTSKNRVTKNSHVATPVFIPKGTMLRVLNASSSQSSYGIENRSETSAPVHHNEMFLPRPVPVSVSETLSSKLPSSSNRSEPSAESQTVSLRQRPKREASAKSNSKQTGVTFQKSSDVSKQSKPYSKSQLSPKNKAKQPSFRELPKRKTRAQLETTPSSDVSHLLTARRLRLVPLKMNQLIKCPRRNQPVVVLNHPDVDSPEIINVMKTINKYKGQVLKVVLSERTRSCLGVKRYRKRLTLQNAETGNQAKKQSVLKMKLKKTHKNNYQVVETSPAEALQCVFKCWFCGRVYMDQEEWISHGQRHLIEATKGWDVLSLQAKKR, encoded by the coding sequence ATGCAGTtgaaaaaaatgagggaaatttTACCAAGATTGTACCCTGGCCAaattaatgataaaaataattctttaacTACATCCCCAAAGCAATCTGATGATAAAACAAATCTGTCAAAAGGGGTGGATGACCAAAACTGCTGTTACCAAGGAACTGAGGCTGAGAACAATAAGTTGTCACTGATAAGCTgtataaaatgcagaaatgttcAGAAAATTTCAATTCAAGATATAGAAAAGCATAAGAAGCTTGAGTGGACTGAAGACAAAAATTTCATATGCAAGAAGTGCAGTCATATTAAACCACCAGCTTTTGATTTTGTTCCTGAGGGTGCCAATGCAGCAGACTATGAAGAACATGAAAGGAAAACCCCAAGTAAAACCCAGAAAACgtttaaagtaaaaaattttCTGCCAGGTAAATACTACTGTGATAAATGCAGATTTTCTACAAAGGATCCTTTACAGTATAAAAAGCATGTAGGGCAACATGAAGAAATTAAGTTTCTTTGTTCCCACTGTAGTTACGTATCCTACACCAAAGGAGAATTCCAGAGACATTTGGTGAAGCACACTGGAACCTTTCCATATCAGTGTGAGTACTGTGAATATGGTGCTGTTAGACATGACTATATAGTTAAACATACAAGAAGAGTGCATGAAACACCCAGAAAACGGCTGTCAAATACTCTCGTGAACCACAAACAAAAGAAGCTGAGTCAAAGCACTTTatgtaaaaagcagaaatacaataaaattcCTCTCCAAAATGAACTTTCAAATTTGTCTTCAAATATGGTTTGTGAGATTCCGAGTAAAGCAACTAAAACAGCCTGCTCGTCTCAAAATGTAGAATGTAGCATAAACACATCATCAGTCCAGGATAAGACAATATTGGAGCCATCTGAAATGAGTGTATGTGAGAATCAAAGTGTGGAGGTTGAGGTTTATTCTCCAAAAACAGAGCCTTTACAGCCTGGGATGCCTTTAACAGTAATTGCACCATCTGAGCTTGTAGTTCCTTCCAACTGTTTAGCTCAGATAGTAGAACTTAAAATAGTGAATGGAACACAACAGCTGGTTCTTAAACTAATTCCAATGAAAGAAGCAACTTACAAACCTGTGAACTGTGCTGAAGAGGAACTAGAGAGTCAAGGTGAAGAACAATCTGCAGAAGTAAAAAACCCATCTTCTGTGTGTCAAAATGAGTTACTAACTATGGAAGTGAATGTAAACAAATCATCTAGTGTTAGTAACCAGCCTAATTTGGATAGTACATATGAGAAGAATTCTGAATGTTTTTGCTCTCCTGATCCTCAACTCTCAGGCTATAGCTCTGTATCTGTACAGAGGGAAGATACATCAAAATTATGCTTTCATTTGGTGAAAGGTACTGATGTCCATTCAGGTGTTATAGAACTTTGTTCTCCATCTCTGGCGATGAacagtactgaaaaaaaaagtgatctCAAATCCTCAAGGGGGAAAGTAGATGGAAAAAATAGTGATCTGTATTGTTATGAAGAAGGTGAAGACACATACCGTCCAAAATACACTTCTGTTTCTGAAGGCAAAAGTTACAAGAATATTTCAGTAGAAGCTGCTCAGGAGGGCAAAAATTCTTTTGCTGTCTGTAAAGAAAAGGATATAATGTCTGTGAAGAGGGTTGACAAGGAGCATAGAAGTCTACCAGTCAGCTCTACTGAAGCACATTTAGCAGGAAagggttttggaaaaaaatctattacatcttctgaagcaggaaaaaactTCCATGTTTCTAAAACTCCACCTTTTGAGGATGTAACTTCTGGCTTGAGCAAGGTAAAGAGAACTGAAACCCTAAGTCAAAAGAGTGGTCATCTTCTGGAATCACTAGAGCTACAGAAGATGGAAAATAAAGGCAGTCCTTTTGAAGGACCTGTTATTTCATCTGTATTTTCTCTTAGCTCTGGGGCTAAAAATGTTCCAGAGGATGTCAGATGGGATGACACAACACGCAGGAAGAAATCAGCAACATTGCTGTGTAGAAAGATTGCTCAACTCATGAATGCTGCTGAACCTAACGTGAAATCCATGCCCTTGAGATGTCAGGCTTCTAGTAAAAAGTTGCATTTGCCTCGGGAAAGTTCAGCAAGCTGTGCCACTGAAGTGGGGCAAACTGCAACTGTGTCTGAAGTGCATGGTGAAAGAAGTGTGATTAGTAGTGAAGAACACAGTGAAGATCAGCTCTTTACACTTGCAAGAACTTCTAAAAACAGGGTAACTAAAAATTCTCATGTTGCTACCCCAGTGTTTATCCCCAAAGGGACAATGCTGAGAGTGCTGAATGCTAGTAGCAGTCAAAGCTCATATGGAATAGAAAACAGGAGTGAAACATCAGCTCCTGTGCATCACAATGAAATGTTTCTGCCTCGCCCGGTCCCCGTGAGTGTTTCTGAGACACTTAGCAGTAAGCTCCCCAGTTCGTCTAATCGGAGCGAACCAAGTGCTGAGTCCCAAACTGTATCACTCAGGCAAAGACCAAAGCGAGAGGCAAGTGCTAAAAGTAACAGCAAGCAAACTGGTGtaacatttcagaaaagcagtGATGTGAGCAAACAGAGCAAGCCCTATTCAAAAAGTCAGCTAAGTCCCAAAAATAAGGCAAAACAACCAAGCTTCAGAGAACTTCCTAAGAGGAAAACAAGAGCTCAGTTGGAAACCACTCCAAGTTCTGATGTGTCACACCTGTTGACAGCAAGACGTCTTCGACTCGTTCCTCTGAAAATGAATCAGTTGATAAAATGCCCTCGTCGTAATCAGCCAGTTGTGGTACTAAACCACCCTGATGTCGATTCACCAGAGATAATTAATGTCATGAAAACTATCAACAAGTATAAAGGTCAAGTCCTGAAAGTAGTTCTTTCAGAAAGGACAAGAAGTTGTCTTGGTGTCAAACGTTATCGAAAACGTCTTACTCTTCAGAATGCTGAGACAGGAAACCAAGCAAAAAAGCAGAGTGTGCtaaaaatgaagctgaaaaagACGCACAAAAACAACTACCAAGTGGTGGAAACTTCACCAGCTGAAGCACTTCAGTGTGTGTTTAAGTGTTGGTTTTGTGGAAGAGTATATATGGACCAAGAAGAATGGATAAGTCATGGACAGAGGCACTTAATAGAGGCAACCAAGGGTTGGGATGTTCTTTCTCTTCAAGCAAAAAAACGTTAA